In Methanosarcina siciliae T4/M, one genomic interval encodes:
- a CDS encoding MBL fold metallo-hydrolase: MLRLTVLYDNEACPGFTGSWGFSALLETDRETLLFDTGWDGTLLLKHMEKIGIDPACISKLVLSHQHWDHIGGLPELLCANSRLTVYVPSSFSENLKKEIRKRADLVEIKETTEISEGIWSTGELGDKIKEQSLVLSTESGSYVLTGCAHPGIEAILDAALYCGKIKGILGGLHDSENFERLKEMELIAAGHCTVHKEKIRNAFPSKYTDTRAGMLFELH, encoded by the coding sequence ATGCTCAGACTGACAGTACTGTACGATAACGAGGCATGTCCCGGTTTTACAGGAAGCTGGGGGTTTTCGGCACTTCTTGAAACCGACAGAGAAACCCTTCTTTTCGACACCGGATGGGATGGGACTCTGCTTCTAAAGCATATGGAAAAAATTGGCATCGACCCCGCCTGTATAAGTAAGCTTGTCCTTTCCCACCAGCACTGGGACCATATAGGGGGTCTGCCTGAACTTCTTTGCGCAAATTCCCGACTCACCGTGTACGTCCCCTCATCTTTTTCAGAGAATCTCAAAAAGGAAATTCGGAAGAGGGCTGACCTTGTAGAGATAAAGGAAACCACCGAGATATCTGAAGGGATATGGAGCACGGGAGAACTTGGAGATAAAATAAAAGAGCAGTCCCTTGTCCTGAGCACGGAAAGCGGATCTTATGTGCTTACAGGCTGCGCTCATCCGGGAATTGAGGCAATTCTGGATGCTGCCCTTTACTGTGGAAAAATTAAAGGGATTCTTGGAGGACTTCATGATAGCGAGAATTTTGAGCGACTTAAAGAGATGGAACTGATAGCAGCCGGACACTGCACTGTTCACAAGGAAAAAATAAGAAATGCTTTTCCGTCTAAATATACGGATACGCGAGCTGGCATGCTCTTTGAACTCCATTAA
- a CDS encoding redox-regulated ATPase YchF, with protein sequence MSMTIGLAGKPNAGKSTFFKAATLADVEIANYPFTTINANHGVTYVRTECPCKEKEKTCGKCVDGVRLVPIDIIDVAGLVPDACKGRGLGNTFLDELRQAQAIVHVVDASGGTDAEGNPVEIGDHDPLDDVAFLNREITMWLYGILERNWMKLSRKIQAEGLKLEIVISEQLAGAGIKESHVNAALIDTGLARVDHVKWTEEDMIRLCDAMREISKPLLIAANKADIAPRENLDKLKELDRIVVPTSAAAELALKSAAKSGIIRYAPGDPNFELLTEDLTKAQKKGLEAIHKVIERLGTTGVQECINRTVFELLDLIVVYPVEDEGKWSDKVGNILPDAYLMKRGSTCHDLAYQIHTEIGDRFLYAVDARTRLRLGEKHELKNGDVIKIVSTAK encoded by the coding sequence ATGTCGATGACCATAGGCCTTGCAGGAAAGCCCAATGCGGGCAAATCCACTTTCTTCAAAGCTGCTACCCTTGCAGATGTTGAAATTGCAAATTATCCTTTCACAACTATCAACGCAAACCACGGCGTCACATATGTCAGGACTGAGTGCCCCTGTAAAGAGAAGGAAAAAACATGCGGGAAGTGTGTGGACGGTGTCAGGCTTGTTCCGATAGATATCATTGACGTGGCAGGGCTTGTGCCGGACGCCTGCAAAGGGAGGGGACTCGGAAACACTTTCCTGGACGAGCTCCGACAAGCCCAGGCAATAGTTCATGTTGTAGATGCCTCAGGCGGGACAGACGCCGAAGGGAACCCTGTAGAAATAGGAGACCACGACCCACTCGATGATGTGGCTTTCCTGAACAGGGAAATTACCATGTGGCTCTATGGAATTCTGGAAAGAAACTGGATGAAGCTTTCCAGAAAAATCCAGGCCGAAGGGTTAAAGCTCGAGATCGTGATTTCAGAACAGCTAGCAGGGGCAGGGATAAAGGAATCTCACGTAAACGCTGCCTTGATCGACACCGGACTTGCAAGGGTGGATCATGTTAAATGGACTGAAGAAGACATGATCCGGCTCTGCGATGCAATGAGGGAGATCAGCAAACCCCTGCTTATTGCTGCAAATAAAGCAGATATTGCCCCGAGAGAAAACCTGGACAAACTCAAAGAACTTGACAGGATAGTAGTCCCTACGAGTGCAGCTGCCGAGTTGGCTTTGAAATCCGCGGCAAAAAGCGGGATAATCAGGTACGCACCCGGGGACCCAAACTTTGAGCTGCTTACAGAAGACCTTACAAAAGCCCAGAAGAAAGGGCTTGAAGCCATCCATAAAGTGATTGAACGGCTTGGCACCACAGGGGTTCAGGAATGCATAAACAGGACGGTCTTTGAACTTCTGGATCTCATTGTAGTATATCCCGTAGAAGACGAAGGAAAATGGTCCGACAAAGTAGGGAATATACTTCCGGACGCCTATCTTATGAAAAGAGGTTCTACCTGCCACGATCTTGCATACCAGATCCATACCGAGATAGGAGACCGTTTCCTGTATGCTGTAGATGCAAGGACAAGACTCAGGCTCGGGGAAAAGCATGAGCTGAAAAACGGAGACGTAATCAAGATCGTATCTACTGCAAAATGA
- a CDS encoding helix-turn-helix transcriptional regulator — MESSLLDVLFLSEKRKNLLLLLLNGPKTIEEIKNTLDVRSSPIMTQIKILMKQDLIVENDRLYKLSSIGEILVPKMKAILETFNVFDKNHDYWINQDMTAIPPEFLDEIGKLGDYIEVNPDRNHVFEYPKEVVKHLSESEKVMISSSFFLPIYPSLCIELAAKGTDITLVFTEYVYDRMLNDYKKELEHFLNLKYTKLYVCNNNNMKIASSIVTEKFMALSLFCNSGIYYNHNLVSFDESALKWGKDLFDHYKNMARPITKI; from the coding sequence ATGGAATCATCATTACTGGATGTTCTCTTTCTTTCAGAAAAAAGGAAAAACCTCCTTCTGCTACTTCTGAACGGACCCAAGACCATCGAGGAGATAAAGAACACACTGGATGTACGCTCAAGTCCGATAATGACCCAGATAAAGATCCTGATGAAGCAGGACCTAATTGTAGAAAACGACAGGCTCTACAAACTTTCCAGTATCGGAGAGATTCTTGTCCCCAAGATGAAAGCAATCCTTGAAACGTTTAATGTCTTCGATAAAAACCACGATTACTGGATAAATCAGGATATGACCGCAATTCCCCCTGAATTCCTGGATGAGATAGGAAAACTCGGAGATTATATTGAAGTAAATCCTGACCGAAACCACGTGTTCGAATACCCTAAAGAAGTCGTAAAACACCTTTCCGAATCCGAGAAGGTAATGATCTCATCTTCTTTCTTTCTTCCGATCTATCCTTCCCTCTGTATAGAGCTTGCAGCAAAGGGTACGGATATTACCCTTGTATTCACCGAGTATGTTTATGACAGGATGCTCAACGACTACAAAAAAGAGCTTGAACACTTCCTGAACTTAAAATATACCAAACTCTATGTCTGCAACAACAATAATATGAAAATTGCATCAAGCATAGTAACAGAGAAATTTATGGCTCTGTCCCTCTTTTGCAATAGCGGGATCTATTACAACCACAACCTTGTGAGTTTTGACGAGAGCGCACTTAAATGGGGAAAAGACCTTTTTGACCACTATAAAAATATGGCAAGGCCGATTACAAAGATCTGA
- a CDS encoding cupredoxin domain-containing protein — MKGKILVLFLVFVFLFASGCAEEDAGSGTEDSAASEAVVTESQENVPTENVVSDGKEHIVRLEYYNVTRPSELDVLAGDTVSWWSGKRQGTYVLVSEDGLFPDQEMAYSVPYSYTFNTPGTYIFSVKDVPEMNVTIRVS; from the coding sequence ATGAAAGGGAAAATTCTGGTTTTATTTCTAGTGTTTGTGTTTTTGTTTGCCTCCGGCTGTGCCGAGGAGGATGCGGGTTCCGGGACAGAGGACTCCGCTGCTTCAGAAGCCGTAGTAACGGAATCGCAGGAAAACGTACCGACGGAAAATGTTGTTTCGGATGGAAAGGAGCATATTGTCCGCCTTGAGTATTATAATGTAACAAGACCTTCCGAACTGGATGTCCTGGCAGGGGATACGGTCTCCTGGTGGAGTGGCAAAAGGCAGGGAACCTATGTCCTGGTAAGTGAAGACGGCCTTTTCCCTGATCAGGAGATGGCTTACAGTGTACCTTATAGTTATACCTTTAATACCCCGGGAACTTACATTTTTTCTGTAAAAGATGTTCCGGAAATGAATGTTACAATAAGGGTGAGTTGA
- a CDS encoding helix-turn-helix domain-containing protein, which yields MIDFACKEFRIEDVIKCALNLTKADLNVMKHFLNEPEKWVDTDTLSRSLNLDISTVQRSVKKLHEKGILQRSQQNLDGGGYVFIYKIHSRNQIKNVILKIVNSWADRLGQELEQWENGV from the coding sequence ATAATAGATTTCGCCTGCAAAGAATTCAGAATAGAAGATGTAATCAAATGCGCTCTCAATCTTACAAAAGCCGATCTGAATGTAATGAAGCACTTTCTGAATGAACCAGAAAAATGGGTTGACACTGACACCCTTTCAAGATCTCTGAACCTTGATATTTCTACAGTCCAGCGTTCCGTGAAAAAACTGCACGAAAAAGGAATTCTCCAGAGGTCGCAGCAGAACCTTGACGGAGGAGGCTATGTCTTCATTTATAAGATTCATTCGAGAAACCAGATTAAAAATGTCATTCTAAAAATTGTTAACTCCTGGGCTGATAGACTCGGGCAGGAACTCGAACAATGGGAAAACGGAGTTTAA
- a CDS encoding DUF128 domain-containing protein — translation MMDPQIERKLIEIMRVIHESDKPIGARAIADELNNRGYDIGERAVRYHLRILDERGFTNKHGYAGRTLTDLGESEMNDALIGDRFGFVISRIEEMAFRTTYDPETEKGDVVVNISYFDKDDFETVIELISYTAHAGYMISPRVRIFEEDSESEIHLPPGKIGIATVCSVTFDGLLLKAGIPVEPAYGGILQIENKEPSRFLDLISYSGTSIDPIKIFMNRTPTSVLEVLEKGDGKILANMRQINASAYETAKGIIKKAEKVDLAGCITIGEIDEFLLGAPVETGKFGVAVVGGINGVCALEETGIEIETNPISMMLDYQTMSEI, via the coding sequence ATGATGGACCCGCAAATCGAGCGAAAACTTATTGAAATTATGAGGGTGATTCACGAAAGTGACAAACCGATAGGTGCCCGGGCAATAGCTGACGAATTAAACAACCGGGGCTATGATATAGGAGAGAGGGCTGTCCGCTACCATCTGAGGATCCTTGATGAGAGAGGGTTTACGAACAAACACGGGTATGCCGGGCGTACGCTTACGGATCTTGGAGAAAGCGAGATGAATGATGCCCTCATTGGGGATCGTTTTGGTTTTGTAATATCCAGGATAGAAGAAATGGCATTCAGAACCACTTATGACCCTGAAACGGAGAAAGGAGATGTTGTGGTAAATATCTCTTATTTTGACAAAGACGATTTCGAAACTGTTATTGAATTGATTTCGTATACTGCTCACGCGGGGTATATGATAAGCCCGAGGGTACGGATCTTCGAAGAGGACTCGGAATCCGAAATTCACCTCCCGCCCGGGAAAATAGGAATAGCTACCGTTTGCAGTGTCACTTTTGACGGACTTCTCCTGAAAGCAGGCATTCCCGTAGAACCCGCCTATGGAGGGATCCTCCAGATAGAAAACAAGGAACCATCACGTTTCCTTGACCTGATTTCCTACAGTGGGACCTCCATTGACCCGATAAAGATTTTCATGAATCGGACTCCTACATCCGTTCTTGAGGTCCTTGAAAAAGGAGATGGAAAAATCCTTGCCAATATGCGACAAATAAATGCTTCCGCTTATGAGACGGCAAAAGGAATTATAAAAAAGGCAGAAAAAGTGGATCTGGCAGGCTGCATTACCATAGGAGAAATTGATGAGTTCTTACTTGGAGCTCCGGTTGAAACCGGAAAGTTCGGGGTTGCTGTAGTCGGAGGAATTAACGGGGTCTGTGCTCTCGAGGAAACAGGGATTGAGATCGAAACAAACCCGATTTCTATGATGCTTGACTACCAAACAATGTCAGAGATATGA
- a CDS encoding SufB/SufD family protein produces the protein MQTDEMSLKKRAESAAEKKAAYGEDFELEKFEEGSKVSKPIEDLQTLDEESKKTLLQVGIIPSEEGRSGSFIVLDNAVSHSSLKDENVELMSTHKALEKYEWLKDYSWKLVQVDADKYTAKTYLEDADGYFIRAPPGKKSSMPVQTCLMLGSKKASQTVHNIIVVEEGATLDIITGCTTKKGVEEGLHLGISEMYVKKGATLNFTMIHNWAEQIGVRPRTVVQVEEGGTYVSNYICLKPVHSVQTYPTVRLEGKGAVTRLNTIAIGHPGSELDLGSRAVFNAPDTRAELISRTITIGGRLVARGEMVGNAKGAKGHLECKGLVLTDKGSQLAIPILEANVDDIELTHEAAVGKIAKDQVEYLMARGLTEDEAVGMIIRGFLDVGIRGIPEELKKEIEETITQTALGM, from the coding sequence ATGCAAACTGATGAAATGAGCCTGAAAAAAAGAGCCGAAAGCGCAGCTGAGAAAAAAGCAGCTTACGGAGAGGATTTTGAACTGGAAAAGTTTGAAGAAGGCTCCAAGGTCAGCAAACCTATTGAAGACCTTCAGACTCTTGACGAGGAAAGTAAAAAAACCCTGCTTCAGGTAGGAATAATTCCAAGTGAAGAAGGAAGATCCGGCAGTTTTATTGTCCTGGATAATGCAGTCTCCCACTCATCACTGAAGGACGAAAATGTGGAATTAATGTCCACACATAAAGCCCTTGAAAAGTATGAATGGCTTAAAGATTACTCCTGGAAACTCGTACAGGTGGATGCTGATAAGTACACGGCAAAAACCTACCTTGAAGATGCGGACGGTTATTTTATCCGGGCTCCTCCGGGAAAGAAATCTTCCATGCCTGTCCAGACCTGCCTTATGCTGGGCAGCAAAAAAGCATCTCAGACAGTACATAATATTATAGTCGTAGAAGAAGGGGCAACCCTTGACATCATCACGGGCTGTACCACCAAAAAAGGCGTGGAGGAAGGACTCCACCTTGGAATATCCGAGATGTACGTCAAAAAAGGAGCTACCCTTAACTTTACAATGATCCATAATTGGGCAGAACAGATAGGGGTCCGCCCGAGAACCGTTGTACAAGTCGAAGAGGGCGGGACTTACGTAAGTAATTACATTTGCCTGAAACCCGTGCACTCGGTACAGACCTACCCGACTGTCAGGCTCGAAGGGAAAGGAGCGGTAACAAGGCTCAATACCATAGCAATTGGCCACCCGGGTTCCGAACTTGACCTTGGGAGCAGGGCTGTCTTTAATGCCCCGGATACGCGAGCAGAGCTGATATCGAGAACGATCACTATCGGCGGAAGGCTTGTTGCAAGAGGAGAAATGGTAGGCAATGCAAAGGGCGCAAAAGGGCACCTGGAATGTAAAGGGCTTGTCCTTACCGACAAAGGTAGCCAGCTTGCAATCCCTATCCTCGAGGCAAATGTGGACGACATCGAGCTCACCCATGAAGCCGCCGTAGGGAAAATTGCTAAAGACCAGGTTGAGTACCTGATGGCAAGAGGACTTACCGAAGACGAAGCTGTCGGAATGATCATAAGGGGCTTTCTGGATGTTGGGATAAGGGGGATCCCGGAAGAGCTGAAGAAAGAGATAGAAGAAACGATTACACAAACCGCTCTCGGGATGTGA
- a CDS encoding undecaprenyl diphosphate synthase family protein encodes MDLLSFGHPLYERFLAWQITRSTTKTPEHVAIILKETDLLEPKGMETLLSALLIFKRHKVELVSIYVDILKAEQPLKTELASTLGTSIEEIFTCLPSETGYKIHGLEGEVKSSRQGKDFFVYVSLGFGGRGEITRAVISILEEVKEGSVIPGEVDEKMLESHLLVKHEPDIMIRSGGQKLSDFLVWQSVYSELYFTDVNWKDVRRIDLLRVIRDFQKRQRRYGK; translated from the coding sequence ATGGACCTGCTTTCTTTTGGTCATCCTCTCTATGAGAGGTTCCTGGCCTGGCAAATAACGAGGTCAACTACAAAGACCCCGGAGCATGTAGCTATCATACTTAAGGAAACCGATCTCCTCGAACCTAAAGGGATGGAAACACTTCTGTCCGCGCTTCTCATATTCAAAAGGCACAAGGTAGAACTCGTGAGCATTTATGTAGATATCCTTAAGGCTGAACAGCCACTGAAAACCGAGCTTGCGTCAACGCTTGGAACCAGCATTGAAGAAATCTTCACATGCCTCCCTTCCGAAACAGGATACAAAATACACGGCCTTGAAGGAGAAGTAAAGAGCAGCCGGCAGGGCAAAGATTTTTTTGTATATGTATCACTCGGTTTCGGAGGAAGAGGAGAAATCACCCGGGCTGTAATTTCTATTCTTGAAGAAGTTAAGGAGGGAAGTGTCATCCCGGGAGAAGTTGACGAAAAAATGCTTGAATCCCACCTTCTTGTCAAGCACGAACCCGATATAATGATCCGTTCGGGCGGGCAGAAGCTTTCGGATTTCCTTGTCTGGCAGTCCGTATATTCTGAACTCTATTTTACGGACGTCAACTGGAAAGATGTACGAAGAATAGACCTTTTGAGAGTAATAAGAGATTTCCAGAAGAGACAGAGAAGATACGGGAAGTGA
- the cdhA gene encoding CO dehydrogenase/acetyl-CoA synthase complex subunit alpha has translation MSKLTTGNFSIEDLESVQITINNIVGAAKEAAEEKAKELEKAGPTLFPGLESYRDDWNFKLLDRYEPVITPMCDQCCYCTYGPCDLSGNKRGACGIDMLGHNGREFFLRVITGTACHAAHGRHLLDHLIETFGEDLPLNLGQSNVLTPNITISTGLSPKNLGEIKPAMEFVEEQLTQLLATVHAGQESAEIDYDSKALFSGSLDHVGMEISDVVQVAAYDFPKADPEAPLIEIGMGTIDKSKPFLCVIGHNVGGVTYMMDYMEEHELTDKMEIAGLCCTAIDLSRYKEADRRPPYAKVIGSMSKELKVIRSGMPDVIVVDEQCVRGDIVPEAQKLKIPVIASNAKIMYGLPNRTDANVDDVIEELKSGAIPGCVMLDYDKLGELCIRLTMEMGPIRDAEGITAIPTDEEFADWVAKCADCGACLLACPEELDIPEAMGFAKEGDLSYLGELHDVCIGCRRCEQVCKKEIPILNIIEKVAQKQIAEEKGWMRAGRGQVSDAEIRAEGLNLVMGTTPGIIAIIGCPNYAEGTKDVYYIAEEFLKRNFIVVTTGCGAMDIGMFKDDDGKTLYERFPGGFECGGLANIGSCVSNAHITGAAEKVASIFAQRTLEGNLAEISDYILNRVGACGLAWGAFSQKASSIGTGCNILGIPAVLGPHSSKYRRALIAKTYEEDKWKVYDARNGEEMPIPPAPEFLLTTAETWQEAIPMMAKACIRPSDNSMGRSIKLTHWMELHKKYIGADPDDWWKFVRNEADLPLAKREALLKELEAKHGWEIDWKKKKIISGPKIKFDVSAQPTNLKRLCKEA, from the coding sequence ATGAGCAAATTAACTACCGGGAATTTTTCAATAGAAGATCTTGAATCCGTTCAGATCACTATTAATAACATTGTAGGGGCAGCAAAGGAGGCTGCTGAAGAAAAAGCAAAGGAGCTCGAGAAAGCAGGTCCCACACTTTTCCCGGGACTCGAGTCTTACAGGGATGACTGGAACTTCAAACTGCTTGACCGCTACGAGCCTGTCATTACCCCGATGTGTGACCAGTGCTGCTACTGTACCTACGGCCCCTGTGATCTCTCAGGGAACAAGAGAGGTGCTTGTGGTATTGACATGCTGGGCCACAATGGAAGAGAATTCTTCCTCCGTGTGATTACAGGTACTGCCTGCCACGCTGCCCACGGCCGCCACCTGCTTGACCACCTGATTGAAACCTTCGGAGAAGACTTACCCCTCAACCTCGGGCAGTCAAATGTGCTTACTCCGAATATCACAATCAGCACAGGACTCAGTCCCAAGAACCTCGGTGAAATAAAACCAGCCATGGAGTTCGTAGAAGAACAGCTAACCCAGCTGCTTGCAACCGTCCATGCAGGCCAGGAATCCGCAGAGATCGACTATGATTCTAAAGCTCTCTTCAGTGGTAGCCTGGACCACGTAGGTATGGAAATTTCCGATGTTGTGCAGGTTGCAGCATACGACTTCCCGAAAGCTGATCCAGAGGCTCCTCTGATAGAAATCGGGATGGGGACAATTGACAAGTCCAAGCCTTTCCTGTGTGTGATCGGGCATAATGTAGGCGGTGTCACCTACATGATGGATTACATGGAAGAACATGAACTGACCGACAAGATGGAAATTGCCGGGCTCTGCTGTACCGCAATAGACCTTTCAAGGTACAAGGAAGCTGACAGGAGACCCCCATATGCCAAGGTCATCGGTTCCATGTCCAAGGAACTGAAAGTCATTCGCTCCGGAATGCCTGATGTCATTGTTGTGGACGAACAGTGCGTCCGCGGTGATATTGTACCTGAAGCCCAGAAACTTAAGATTCCGGTCATCGCTTCCAATGCAAAGATCATGTACGGACTTCCGAACAGGACCGATGCCAATGTCGATGATGTCATTGAGGAACTCAAGTCAGGAGCAATTCCGGGTTGTGTGATGCTGGACTACGACAAACTCGGTGAACTCTGTATCAGGCTTACTATGGAAATGGGCCCGATCCGTGATGCAGAAGGCATTACTGCAATTCCCACTGACGAGGAATTCGCAGACTGGGTCGCAAAATGTGCAGACTGCGGAGCCTGCCTGCTGGCCTGTCCGGAAGAACTTGACATCCCGGAAGCCATGGGATTTGCAAAGGAAGGAGACCTATCATATCTTGGGGAACTCCACGATGTCTGTATCGGATGCCGCCGCTGCGAGCAGGTATGTAAGAAAGAGATCCCGATCCTCAACATAATAGAAAAGGTTGCCCAGAAGCAGATTGCAGAAGAGAAAGGCTGGATGAGAGCCGGCAGAGGACAGGTTTCTGATGCTGAAATCCGTGCAGAAGGCCTGAATCTTGTCATGGGTACCACGCCCGGTATTATTGCAATCATCGGATGCCCGAACTATGCAGAAGGCACAAAGGACGTCTACTATATCGCAGAAGAATTCCTGAAGAGGAACTTCATTGTGGTTACCACGGGCTGCGGAGCAATGGACATTGGTATGTTCAAGGACGACGACGGCAAGACCCTTTATGAGAGGTTCCCCGGCGGATTCGAATGCGGTGGACTTGCCAACATCGGGTCCTGCGTTTCAAACGCTCACATCACCGGTGCAGCCGAGAAAGTTGCGTCTATCTTTGCCCAGAGGACTCTTGAAGGCAATCTCGCAGAAATCTCAGACTACATCCTGAACCGTGTAGGTGCCTGCGGACTTGCCTGGGGTGCATTCTCCCAGAAGGCTTCCTCTATCGGTACCGGCTGTAACATCCTGGGTATCCCTGCAGTACTCGGCCCGCACAGTTCCAAGTACAGGAGAGCCCTGATTGCCAAGACCTATGAAGAAGACAAGTGGAAAGTCTACGACGCCAGAAACGGCGAAGAGATGCCAATCCCACCGGCTCCCGAATTCCTCCTGACCACCGCAGAGACCTGGCAGGAAGCAATCCCGATGATGGCAAAAGCCTGCATCCGTCCATCTGACAACAGCATGGGAAGGTCCATTAAACTGACCCACTGGATGGAGCTTCACAAGAAGTACATTGGAGCAGATCCGGATGACTGGTGGAAGTTCGTCAGGAATGAGGCTGACCTACCGCTTGCCAAGCGTGAAGCGCTTCTCAAGGAGCTCGAGGCCAAACACGGATGGGAAATTGACTGGAAGAAGAAGAAGATTATCTCCGGCCCGAAGATCAAATTCGACGTCTCGGCACAGCCCACCAACCTTAAGAGACTTTGCAAGGAGGCCTGA
- a CDS encoding ABC transporter ATP-binding protein, with protein MLKIEDLTVEVDGKTLLYDVNLEVKKGYTNVLFGPNGAGKSALMRTIMGFSEYRVVKGRILFKGEDITHLPIDERARLGLGIMMQRPPDMVGIKLKDLVKVASKGKKDPEALAKNLDMKRFLDRDVNVGFSGGEIKRSELLQLSAQNPSLYLLDEPESGVDLVSIEQVGMTIKELLEEGLECPGERCRKGKSALIITHTGQVLDYVQADRGYILCNGTVMCSGNPMKMLEEIKNKGYQECITCKLMK; from the coding sequence ATGCTGAAAATAGAAGATCTGACCGTAGAGGTTGACGGAAAAACATTACTCTATGACGTGAACCTCGAAGTTAAAAAAGGGTATACAAATGTGCTTTTCGGCCCTAATGGAGCCGGAAAGTCAGCCCTCATGAGGACAATCATGGGCTTTAGCGAGTACAGGGTTGTAAAAGGCAGAATACTCTTCAAAGGAGAAGATATCACCCATCTTCCGATTGACGAAAGAGCCCGCCTCGGGCTGGGCATCATGATGCAGCGCCCGCCTGATATGGTAGGAATTAAACTGAAGGACCTTGTAAAAGTAGCATCGAAAGGAAAAAAGGACCCTGAAGCCCTTGCCAAAAACCTTGACATGAAACGCTTTCTGGACAGAGATGTAAATGTGGGTTTTTCAGGCGGCGAAATCAAGCGATCCGAACTTCTGCAGCTATCGGCCCAGAACCCGAGCCTCTACCTTCTGGACGAACCTGAATCCGGAGTAGACCTCGTAAGCATCGAACAGGTCGGGATGACAATAAAAGAACTGCTTGAAGAAGGCCTGGAATGCCCCGGAGAGAGGTGCAGGAAAGGGAAATCGGCCCTTATAATTACCCATACCGGCCAGGTTCTGGATTATGTGCAGGCAGACAGAGGGTATATTCTCTGTAACGGAACGGTAATGTGTTCGGGAAATCCCATGAAAATGCTGGAAGAAATAAAAAACAAAGGGTACCAGGAGTGCATAACATGCAAACTGATGAAATGA
- a CDS encoding DUF5817 domain-containing protein yields MELGDKPSRYVVVVCPKCRQHAQITETGKKTLRCQHCGALLKARKLRIFGSFEELPEAVEFRTRLQAELSGKGKGTFFLKPSPEEAENPGPGNRSGKKTVQSGTETSSEKTSSRKDQRSILKEILKASGGKIGIEDFREEAVEKGVSRERFDIIMKKLMETGELYSPEPGIVKLV; encoded by the coding sequence ATGGAGTTAGGAGATAAACCGTCCCGTTATGTTGTGGTAGTCTGCCCTAAATGCCGGCAGCATGCCCAGATAACCGAGACCGGGAAGAAAACGCTCAGGTGCCAGCACTGCGGAGCGCTCCTGAAGGCACGAAAACTCAGAATATTCGGCTCTTTCGAGGAATTACCCGAAGCCGTGGAATTCAGGACTCGCCTGCAGGCTGAGCTTTCCGGTAAAGGAAAAGGAACTTTTTTCCTGAAACCCTCTCCTGAAGAAGCCGAAAACCCGGGTCCGGGAAATAGGTCCGGGAAAAAAACTGTCCAGTCTGGAACTGAAACCTCTTCTGAAAAAACATCCTCCAGAAAAGACCAGAGATCAATCCTCAAAGAGATCCTTAAGGCTTCGGGAGGGAAAATAGGAATTGAAGATTTTCGTGAGGAAGCTGTGGAAAAAGGGGTCAGTCGGGAGAGATTTGATATAATCATGAAAAAACTTATGGAAACAGGGGAGCTCTATTCTCCCGAACCAGGAATTGTAAAACTTGTATAA
- a CDS encoding 4Fe-4S binding protein, with protein sequence MLKITPYLGILVLIVSIGGLWYPALGYFMLLVFAAIFLISPFRGRWFCGNLCPRGSLADFWVGKISKKRKIPAILRSLWVRLPIFFLMMGIMGYRISSVIGTLNTFEKIGMIFVTICLVTTAIAVLLGSYLSPRTWCSFCPMGTAQNLLGGKRYQLKLEKDKCISCKKCEKVCPMQLKVCQTETKPDCIKCGRCVSACPKDALHF encoded by the coding sequence ATGCTCAAAATCACCCCCTACCTGGGAATCCTCGTATTGATAGTCTCTATCGGAGGGCTCTGGTATCCTGCCCTTGGGTATTTCATGCTGCTAGTCTTTGCCGCAATCTTCCTTATCAGCCCCTTCAGAGGCAGATGGTTCTGCGGAAACCTCTGCCCGAGAGGAAGCCTGGCTGATTTCTGGGTTGGCAAAATTTCAAAGAAAAGAAAGATCCCTGCCATTCTTAGGAGCCTGTGGGTGCGCCTTCCCATCTTTTTCCTGATGATGGGCATCATGGGTTACAGGATTTCAAGCGTCATCGGAACCCTGAATACCTTTGAAAAGATAGGGATGATCTTTGTCACCATATGCCTTGTGACAACTGCAATTGCAGTCCTTCTCGGCAGCTACCTGAGCCCGAGGACCTGGTGTTCCTTCTGTCCGATGGGAACCGCCCAGAACCTGCTAGGAGGAAAAAGATACCAGCTGAAGCTTGAAAAAGACAAATGCATCAGCTGCAAGAAATGCGAAAAAGTCTGTCCCATGCAGCTCAAAGTCTGCCAGACCGAAACCAAACCAGACTGCATCAAATGCGGACGCTGTGTGAGTGCCTGCCCCAAGGATGCCCTTCACTTTTAA